Part of the Paenarthrobacter sp. JL.01a genome is shown below.
GCCCATTGCTGCCATGCGTTTCTTGCGTGTCAAATTCACAGACACGTAGTCCTTTCGTCGTGCGGCCCCTCTGCCGCATGCGTCGGATGATGGCGCGCTACATCACCCAGGAGTTTAGATAGGAGATAAATTTATTATCTGCCATAAGTATTCTGTGAGCGTCGCCACATGGTCAAGCCAGCAGGCGTAACAAGGCAAAGTATAAATTTATGTACTAAATTTAGAGCGGTCGATGAGTGCTTAAATCGCCTCGTCCGGAAAGTTGGGAGCACTGCATGATGAGTGGAACCGCGCCGTCCACACAGCTGGTACGCCGGCTCAATGCCGGAGCCATGCTCAAGGCCATGCGCGGAGCCGGCGTCGTCACAGGCACGGAGCTCATGACCATGACAGGCTTGTCCCGGGCCACGGTCATCTCCATCTGCGACGAACTGGTCCGCCTCGGCTGGCTGCAGGAGCTCGAGAACCAGCGCGGCGCAGGCGACTACATCAAGGGCAGGCCCGCCCGCAGGTTTGTTTTCGACGACGGCGCTGCAAGCGTGCTGGGGATCGACATCGGCGTCAATAAGATCACCGCAATCGTTGCCGACATGGCAGGGACTCCCCTGTCCCAGGTCACCATGCCCTTCCGGACCTACAACGTCTCAGCGGCCGAGCGCGCCGACGTGCTGGACAAGATTGCCGCTGAAGCGCTCGAACAGGCCGGAGTTCCCGCCGGCTCGGTGCTGGCGGTATCCGTAGGCGTAGCCGCGCCCGTCACCCGGGAGGGCGAAGTCCTCACCGTCCAGGAGTTCTGGAAGTCCTTTGATGTCCGCCGGATCGTCTCGGAACGGCACGGCTGGCACGTCCTGCTGGAAAACGATGCCAACCTCGCGGCCCTTGCAGAACGCTGGCGAGGTACGGCCAAGGGTGTAGACAACCTGGTGGTCATGCTGGCCGGCGACCGCCTGGGCTCCGGCATCCTCGAATCCGGACGCCTGCTGCACGGCCAGCTGGGCGGATTCGGCGAACTGGGGTTCCTCAACAACGTCGAAGGTGTGGGGAGCACCTACGGCATCGCCTACGAAGCCAACGCGGCGGGACGGGAAGCTTTGAAGAAGCAGGGTGCTACGAAGCTGCGGGCGCTCTGCGGCGGCAATCCCGATGCCCTGACCGCCGAAATGGTCTTCACCGCTGCTGCCGAAGGTGACGCTGCCTCCAGGAAAGCGCTGGAGAGCGTCGCCCTCCGCATGGCCAGGGTGATTGGCGCCATCAGCACCTTGGTCAATCCTGAGCTCGTGGTGATCGCCGGAGGA
Proteins encoded:
- a CDS encoding ROK family protein; this translates as MMSGTAPSTQLVRRLNAGAMLKAMRGAGVVTGTELMTMTGLSRATVISICDELVRLGWLQELENQRGAGDYIKGRPARRFVFDDGAASVLGIDIGVNKITAIVADMAGTPLSQVTMPFRTYNVSAAERADVLDKIAAEALEQAGVPAGSVLAVSVGVAAPVTREGEVLTVQEFWKSFDVRRIVSERHGWHVLLENDANLAALAERWRGTAKGVDNLVVMLAGDRLGSGILESGRLLHGQLGGFGELGFLNNVEGVGSTYGIAYEANAAGREALKKQGATKLRALCGGNPDALTAEMVFTAAAEGDAASRKALESVALRMARVIGAISTLVNPELVVIAGGVAASAEMLLPGIAKHLPEFTFTPPRLATSIVGDGIVSLGAIRHALDYVEEHALDLSPSSRTNRAS